A portion of the Acidimicrobiales bacterium genome contains these proteins:
- a CDS encoding DUF3817 domain-containing protein, with product MIKLLRKVAFWEATFFVVLCLAWVVSLTGYRFAGAWAAALMVVGFTHGCVFTLYLILVLLVRARMRWSFFTTLSILVAGLIPGGGYVVEAWALSGARVEALADVL from the coding sequence ATGATCAAGCTCCTGCGCAAGGTCGCGTTCTGGGAGGCGACCTTCTTCGTAGTGCTGTGCCTCGCCTGGGTCGTATCCCTCACGGGTTACAGGTTCGCCGGCGCCTGGGCCGCCGCCCTGATGGTGGTCGGCTTCACCCACGGCTGCGTGTTCACGCTCTACCTGATCCTCGTGCTCCTCGTGCGGGCGCGGATGCGATGGAGTTTCTTCACGACACTGTCCATCCTCGTTGCGGGGCTCATTCCGGGCGGGGGATATGTGGTGGAGGCATGGGCTCTCAGCGGTGCCAGGGTCGAGGCTCTCGCAGACGTGCTCTGA
- a CDS encoding protein phosphatase 2C domain-containing protein produces MRDFGRPSPAAAIEPPLRSPAGATSAGYRADGGATGWCVLRAATVTGVGHRLAGEGNQDYYAWADAGARLALAVADGLGSVPGSDCAAHLAAGAAVAAACDAYGTPLDAALAGVACAEAGLRGVEAAQGATTLIVGVAEPGREIALARVGDSTAFIVTPGAQQESESWREVFPPPSGDEDLVTVATGALTATMDSPPASIESVEVELLDGEVLVVVSDGVAVPWRDGPSTVAPAMAEGILARPSPLQLAGLADFSRQGCHDDRTILALWLARDGSPPADE; encoded by the coding sequence GTGCGAGACTTTGGGCGCCCGTCGCCTGCGGCGGCCATCGAACCGCCGCTTCGCTCACCGGCAGGCGCGACATCCGCCGGCTACCGCGCCGACGGGGGTGCCACAGGCTGGTGCGTCCTGCGTGCCGCGACCGTCACCGGAGTCGGGCACAGGCTCGCCGGTGAGGGAAACCAGGACTACTACGCATGGGCAGACGCCGGTGCGCGCCTCGCGTTGGCCGTCGCCGACGGGCTTGGGTCGGTCCCGGGCTCGGACTGTGCTGCCCATCTCGCCGCCGGCGCCGCGGTGGCTGCCGCCTGCGATGCGTACGGCACTCCGCTGGATGCAGCGCTCGCCGGCGTCGCGTGCGCCGAGGCGGGGCTTCGCGGCGTGGAGGCAGCGCAGGGTGCCACGACTCTCATCGTCGGCGTCGCCGAGCCCGGGCGAGAGATCGCTCTCGCGCGCGTCGGCGACAGCACCGCCTTCATCGTGACTCCGGGGGCCCAACAGGAGAGCGAGTCGTGGCGCGAGGTGTTCCCCCCGCCTTCCGGCGACGAAGACCTGGTGACCGTCGCGACCGGCGCTCTGACGGCCACCATGGACAGTCCACCGGCGAGTATCGAATCGGTGGAGGTAGAGCTGTTGGACGGGGAGGTGCTCGTCGTCGTCAGCGACGGTGTTGCAGTACCGTGGAGGGACGGTCCGTCAACGGTGGCGCCGGCGATGGCCGAAGGAATCCTCGCAAGACCTTCGCCATTGCAGCTTGCCGGCCTCGCGGACTTCTCCCGGCAGGGGTGCCACGACGACAGGACGATCCTGGCCCTGTGGCTCGCGCGGGACGGCTCACCGCCCGCGGATGAATGA